The Trichoderma breve strain T069 chromosome 2, whole genome shotgun sequence DNA segment TCACCTCTGCGGCGAATGCAACTGGTTTGAGGTTTAAGCCTGTGCTTTTCATTAGCTGCCACTCAAGGAGATGGACGTTAGCACATTTGGCAACTCACAGTTCTCAGCTCCGACTCGCGCAAACACAATGTTGCGTTCCTTATCCACTTGTATATCCATTATTCCGTATTTGCGCCATTTCCGCAGCAATGTCGACACTTCCTGTCGCGTGCGTTTGCGTGACAAGCTCATACAGATGTAGCTCATTGCAGGTTTGACGCGGAATAGCCTAGTAAGCCAATTCTGCTTCACTTCAATAttgcggctgctgccgccagaTGATGACTTCTGCAATCCTTGCACTTTCTTATCGGCCTTGTCAGTGGCCGTCTCCTGATGCTGACTTGTGTCATCTATAGAGGGTTCCATATGGTTAGTTGAGGGCTTTCCAATAGCTGAGGTGTTGCCATTCTTACCTCCATTAATCATCGTTGAATCTCTATGCCGATTGCTCTTCCAAAACGGGAAGCTAAAGTTCCTCTTCTTGGTTGAAGTGGCGGTAGTAGAAGTTGAGCTGGACTGGCGAGTCTCGCAAGAGACGGTTCGCTGCTTGTCATCCTTTGATTCTACCAATGTCTCACCGTCTGTGTCAATCTTAGACGACCGCTTGAACCacgacctcttcttctttaccGGGCTAGAAATGCCAGGTTGCGAGGTATCCTGCGCGCATTGCTCATAGTTTCTCACCATATCTTCCTTTTGTTCTCCCTGGTGTTGCAGAGGCTGTCCAAGGCCCTCTTTTGTTGATTTCTTTCGCACGTTGAGTGGCTCCGGAATCTTGACAGGGCTCAACGCGGATGGAGAAGCTACTACCCTGATTGAGGTTTCGACTTGGTTCAGATATTCGACACCACTCATGGGACGGCTCGCCTTCTTTGGTGGCGTATACGGGGGCGCCGACACAATCCTTGGTTTGTCCACATTGACAGTGCTGACACCTGGATTCTCATTAATGCATGGTAGAGTACCTGTTCGTCGATTTGCCTGGCCATAAGCAGGGGCCGATACAATTCGGCGATCTGGCTGGTTAGAAAATAGCAGTGGAAAAGCCAGTCGGTTAATCTCATCCACAAGGGTGTCATTGTCGGCAGCTCTTGAGGCTGGTCGAGAATTGACCGCAGTAGTCTGTTGACTCATGAAGCCACTTTCGGATGGAATTGGCGGCAGGGGGCGACTGCTCCAGGACTTGCTGGAGAACTCTGTAGGTGCAGTCGCCTCTGACGGAGTATCGATTTTAAAAGAAAGAGGCGTCGATTCACACTGCTTCCTCTGCACATCTACCACTGATTCTGAAAAAGAGTCATCTTGGATGAGGGAGCTCCCAAATGCGTCATCACAGTCCTTGGCAATGTTATTGCTAAAATGACGCAGCTCTTCGTTAAAAAGAATCGAGGCGTCCTTGGAGACGGGACCGCCTTTAGCTTTGGGATAGGTACCATCCGGTAACTGAGGCATATCCGGAGTTGGAGACCGAGGTCTCAAGGGAACCTGATGTTGTGGGATCCCACTCACGGCGGTCATCGAGTCTTTTCGCGAGGGATGAGGTTCTCGTCGTACCTGCGCTGCAGAGGCCGATCGCTTGCGCATGTGTGAAAAATCGACACCTCGCTTGTGTCGCAGGCCAGAGGCATGCGTCTGTGGTGTGCCTTGCCGAGTACTGCGCAGGGAACCCATGGATCCTCTTGACGACTGGGAGCGACCCGTATGCGCTCGCATAGAACTGGCTCGTCCGCGGCGAGATGAGTTTGATCCGCTACGTTTTCTAGTCGGCTGTGATGCTTGCAGCATCTCGCCGTCCCGATGGACAGTAATTCTCGCATGACTGGCTTGCGAGCCGCAAGCCTTCAGCATTCGACTGCCTCTATAGGGGTCGTAACTCTGGACGGTCCCGTCCTCGGTTTCTGCTGTTGTAGAGATGACTGTAAATCGAGAGATGGATCTACCGTGGCCGTTGGCTCTGGGCTGAGAGAATTCACATGTCGAAACGCGCTTCTTCCAGGAATTTGGCTTGAGATGATGATAGTCGCTCATGGAACGGGACAGTTCCGGCTTAAAATCCTCTAATTGCTGCTCGCGGTAGTTGTAAAGAAGCCAGTAAAATGCCTTTTGGTCATTCGGCCTAGATTCATTCACGGTGAGCACAATTCATTATAAAGAGCGCATTGTTAAGTTGATCAGTTACTCACTCTTTAGAGCCCAGCTGTCTCTCCAAAACGTCATCGCTAGACATGTGCCATAAGGAGCGCAGCTGTCGCAGCAGCTGAGGGTCAATCTGGTGCGGCGGAATTGGAGCATAATGAAATCCCTTGCGCGTATCTGGAGGCTGGCCAGTATCCTGACCAAAATCGTCTAGGTAGTTGTACTTTTGGATCAGAAGGTGCTGCCAAATCTGCTTCATTGAGATGCGATGATCGGGATTGACTTGAAGCATGCGGTCGATGAGATCCTCGGCTTCGGGGCTCAGAAACTCGGGCATTTTATACTGCCCCTTCTTAGTCTTGTTCATCATGACACGCAAATCAGGATCATCAAAAGGCAGAGTTGCGGACAGCATGGCATAGAGAATCACGCCCATGCTCCAGATATCAGCCTTATCTCCACGGTATTGTCTattcttgagaagctcagGCGCCGCATAGTGTGGACTGCCACAAGCCGTTGCCAGTCGATGAGTCTTTGATTGGTGAAGAGCCGCCATGCCAAAGTCGGCGATTTTGATCTGGAGGTCGGCGGTGATCAAGATGTTTTCGGGCTTCAAGTCGCGGTGGCACACGTTGAAGGAGTGGCAATAGGCAATGGCGCTGATCATCTGTCGAAAAAAGTAGACGGCCACTTCCTCAGATAACCTCCCTTTTGTGTTGATAAAGGTAAAAAGATCGCCTTGGTCAATGTATTCAAGAATGAGATAACTGGCGGAATACAGGTCAGTGATTGCATCAAATCATGGGCAAGAGAAAGCAACAAACATTTCAGAGCGATTCTCCCATATATCATAGAGCTTCATGATATTGGGATGTTCAATAAGCTTAAGGATAGCAACTTCGCGTTCAATTGACACGGGAACTCGCATTTCGCCATTGACCTCTGGGAGGCTCGAATCCCACTTGCTAAGAGCAGCCAGGCTGCTATCTTGAACAAGATACGCCATCCGACGGTTGACAATCTTGACAGCGGCGAGCTGCTTGGTGATGTTGTGGCGACAGAGCCGAACACGAGCCGACGAGCCTTTTCCCAAAGTCTTTCCTAATTGCCATGGTCCAATGTGCGTCTTGTAGTTTCTCCTACTTTGACTGCTGGAGGTGGAGGCGTAGGATGCTTGGGAGAGACGCTTCGCAGCCTCTACAGATTGCTGCGGCTTCTGCACAGCAGGAGCATAGGCGTTGTAAGCCACTGCCTGGCCGCGTGAATCAGGCCGCATGTTCTGATGCGAGTGGTAGCTATTGTTTTGAGGAGCACCAGATTGGCTGTATCGTGCCTTTTGGCTCTGGTGATTTTGAGCAGGCACAGGAACATTGAGGCGATTCGTGGTCTCGGCGAGAGGCGCACGAGTTTTTGGGGTGTATTCGACCATGGTGATCGCGGCGAGTTGCAGAAGAATTAGCACATAATATTCGAAATCAGCCTGCAGAAGAGTTGGCTGGGATACGACTGTGAAGCGgcaagatgctgatgattgGTAGGAGAATTGAATTGGTAACTGACGAGGCCTAATGCAATATGCGTAAAGGGGAGAAAGACAACGGGATGCTGTAAAGAGATTAGATGAGGAAATCACGAGAAGGAAGAATCCTGCAGAGAAGCATCGAGACTGGAGGAGGCAAAGTTTTGGTAGGCGACGTGCTTGGAGAAGGgggcaaaaggcaaaaggtCTGGTCGGTTACGAGGAGGGGAACATGGAAGGCATGCCAGCTGGTGAGACGCAGCTGTCCAAAGACAAGGAATGCAGCGTCTGCTTCT contains these protein-coding regions:
- a CDS encoding protein kinase domain-containing protein, with the translated sequence MVEYTPKTRAPLAETTNRLNVPVPAQNHQSQKARYSQSGAPQNNSYHSHQNMRPDSRGQAVAYNAYAPAVQKPQQSVEAAKRLSQASYASTSSSQSRRNYKTHIGPWQLGKTLGKGSSARVRLCRHNITKQLAAVKIVNRRMAYLVQDSSLAALSKWDSSLPEVNGEMRVPVSIEREVAILKLIEHPNIMKLYDIWENRSEIYLILEYIDQGDLFTFINTKGRLSEEVAVYFFRQMISAIAYCHSFNVCHRDLKPENILITADLQIKIADFGMAALHQSKTHRLATACGSPHYAAPELLKNRQYRGDKADIWSMGVILYAMLSATLPFDDPDLRVMMNKTKKGQYKMPEFLSPEAEDLIDRMLQVNPDHRISMKQIWQHLLIQKYNYLDDFGQDTGQPPDTRKGFHYAPIPPHQIDPQLLRQLRSLWHMSSDDVLERQLGSKEPNDQKAFYWLLYNYREQQLEDFKPELSRSMSDYHHLKPNSWKKRVSTCEFSQPRANGHGRSISRFTVISTTAETEDGTVQSYDPYRGSRMLKACGSQASHARITVHRDGEMLQASQPTRKRSGSNSSRRGRASSMRAHTGRSQSSRGSMGSLRSTRQGTPQTHASGLRHKRGVDFSHMRKRSASAAQVRREPHPSRKDSMTAVSGIPQHQVPLRPRSPTPDMPQLPDGTYPKAKGGPVSKDASILFNEELRHFSNNIAKDCDDAFGSSLIQDDSFSESVVDVQRKQCESTPLSFKIDTPSEATAPTEFSSKSWSSRPLPPIPSESGFMSQQTTAVNSRPASRAADNDTLVDEINRLAFPLLFSNQPDRRIVSAPAYGQANRRTGTLPCINENPGVSTVNVDKPRIVSAPPYTPPKKASRPMSGVEYLNQVETSIRVVASPSALSPVKIPEPLNVRKKSTKEGLGQPLQHQGEQKEDMVRNYEQCAQDTSQPGISSPVKKKRSWFKRSSKIDTDGETLVESKDDKQRTVSCETRQSSSTSTTATSTKKRNFSFPFWKSNRHRDSTMINGDDTSQHQETATDKADKKVQGLQKSSSGGSSRNIEVKQNWLTRLFRVKPAMSYICMSLSRKRTRQEVSTLLRKWRKYGIMDIQVDKERNIVFARVGAENCLNLKPVAFAAEVITVIEHGKKQQLSIIRFTQERGAASSFHKVVDTMRIVFTDRNLVVKDPSKQKMMIKTLNS